The nucleotide window GGCATCTTCCCTCCAAGTAGTCCGACCAACTTCAACTTATTTAGcaggggaggaggggaggagaCATTATGCAACCACTCGAGTGATCCAACACTATAGTCAAAATCATAGTCAAAATCCAGACTAAGAGAGCGCAGGGAAGAGAGCTTCTCTATGGCGGCACAGAGATACCGTATCTTGCGTTTTTGCTCGGCAAAACTTCCTTTGCCTAGCATGCTCAGTTTTCTTAGCTGAATAAGCTCCCCCAACTCTTTAACTGCTTTCTTGCTGGTTTGTTTGATGTCCACCACCTCTAGTATCTGCAGCTCCTTTAAGTTGCCGATCCCTCTTGGAATCCTCACACCTTCTGTCCTGAACCACCGACTAGATATCCCCATATGTAGCTCAGCAACTAGGTGAGCATGCTCGTCGAGATCAACTAAAGGTGTGCATAGCATGGGCAGGCGCAATGTCTCCATCAAACAATCCATGGGGTAATTTGGACTAAAATAGATGGACTTTGATATTTTGCTACAACGAAGGCTGCGGAGACTATGAAGTTCACAGATCCCAATTGGCAGTGCTGTGATATAACTATTTCTAATATCCAAGTTTTGCAAACCTCGTAATCTCCGAATAGACTTTGGAAGTGCATATATATATGTATCTCCAGGAAAGCTCACATATTTCAAATGGTACAGCAACCCAATGTTGTTTATATCTTTTTGTCTAATTTTAAACTGTGTATTCTTCAGATCCAAGGCTCTAAGCATCCTCATGTTGCTTGAACAAACTGAAGGTGATGACTCCGTGGGTCTCTCACCAAACATTGTTAATGACCGAACATGGCTCCAATCCATGCCAATATTTTGGCCCTTGCTACCATGGTATGCTACATGACGGAAATTCCCCTCTATTATACTGGATTCACTATCTCCCACCAGGTGCACAAAGTTTTCATCTCGAGAAATTGAGACCATTACATCACGCATGATATCATGGACCCGGCAGCTCTTAACAACTCCTTCTATGTTCACTTTTGATGGTTGAATCATGTTTCGGTTGATTAGCTCATTGAAATAACCTATTCCAACATCCTCAACATTAACTCCACCACTAGCTCTCACAAACCCCTCTGATATCCATCTATCAACCAAACGTCTTCTCCTGATTTCAAAATCCTCCGGAAAGATGCTTAAGTATAGGAAGCATGATTTAAGATGAGATGGCAAGTGGTTGAAACTAAGAGTGACCATCCTCCTCATTGCTTCAAGGCTTGGGTTAGTCTCAAGCTCCGAGGGAATCTGGTCATAAATACTCTCCCACATTTCTACCACTTTGGTAGCAAGCAAACCTCCTATGGTTAGTATAGCCAATGGTAAACCACCACACTTATTAACTATTTTGGAGATCACATTCCGCATCCTTTCATCACTTTCTGTTTCTGTGTGTGTTTTCCCAATCTTTTTCAGTAGCAAATTTGTGGCTTGATCTATCTGTAGGTGTTTAAGGTGGTAAATAAGCGATTTGGAAGTACACTGCTGAGCTAGGCCAATATCTCGTGTTGTTACTATTATCCGGCTACCTTTGATGTTAGTAGCTGGAAAAGCAATATCTTTGATCCACCCCCATGCATCAGTGGTCCACAAGTCATCAAGAACAATAAAGTACCTCTTCTCCTGTAGCATTTCCCTAAGGTAGCTGGCGAGATCATCTACTTGCACCGTCTTCCCCTCAAGTTCCTTCAAACGCTTCTTCAGTTCTTCATTTCCGAAAAGTTGCATGATCATATCCTTGAGCATCTCTATCTTGGAAAATGTCTGCGAGACTGTGATCCAAGCCCGACAAGAAAACTTATTCACAATATCTTCCTTACTTTCAAATGCCTTCCTGGCAAGAGTAGTCTTTCCTAAACCACCCATGCCAACAACAAATACCACCTTGGCTGTACCATCTTCAGTCTTGACAT belongs to Triticum urartu cultivar G1812 chromosome 7, Tu2.1, whole genome shotgun sequence and includes:
- the LOC125520548 gene encoding disease resistance protein RPM1-like isoform X2, yielding MAETVVSMARSMVRGAIRVAASAAAAEVGLLVGVRKDIWFIKDELETMEAFLEVAESINKKDVLLKVWAKQVRDLSYNIEDCLSDFMVHVGSQSLLRRLMKLKDRHRIAIQIRDLKTRVEEVSIRNTRYNLIKAAASNTIGDMDSHMEDVRNHSASNIDEAELVGFSKPKKELIKLMDVKTEDGTAKVVFVVGMGGLGKTTLARKAFESKEDIVNKFSCRAWITVSQTFSKIEMLKDMIMQLFGNEELKKRLKELEGKTVQVDDLASYLREMLQEKRYFIVLDDLWTTDAWGWIKDIAFPATNIKGSRIIVTTRDIGLAQQCTSKSLIYHLKHLQIDQATNLLLKKIGKTHTETESDERMRNVISKIVNKCGGLPLAILTIGGLLATKVVEMWESIYDQIPSELETNPSLEAMRRMVTLSFNHLPSHLKSCFLYLSIFPEDFEIRRRRLVDRWISEGFVRASGGVNVEDVGIGYFNELINRNMIQPSKVNIEGVVKSCRVHDIMRDVMVSISRDENFVHLVGDSESSIIEGNFRHVAYHGSKGQNIGMDWSHVRSLTMFGERPTESSPSVCSSNMRMLRALDLKNTQFKIRQKDINNIGLLYHLKYVSFPGDTYIYALPKSIRRLRGLQNLDIRNSYITALPIGICELHSLRSLRCSKISKSIYFSPNYPMDCLMETLRLPMLCTPLVDLDEHAHLVAELHMGISSRWFRTEGVRIPRGIGNLKELQILEVVDIKQTSKKAVKELGELIQLRKLSMLGKGSFAEQKRKIRYLCAAIEKLSSLRSLSLDFDYDFDYSVGSLEWLHNVSSPPPLLNKLKLVGLLGGKMPEWVGSLKHLVKIHLGWSRLNEDQITEMLGELPKLMLLSLRTFAYFGKKLVFRARSFLNLRKLSIQQLGELREVRFENGASPQMELLEFSVCDLESGIIGIIHLPVLEQISLGYKGKVANLDILQGEVDAHPNHPVLQLNKDRSEHDLGDVIQGSNVAETEDEDEPSSLLETCTAGESSQPEVVVMPTRNVISHDDLLYTYNSC